One stretch of Paraburkholderia fungorum DNA includes these proteins:
- the rpmI gene encoding 50S ribosomal protein L35 — protein MPKMKTKKSAAKRFVVRPGGTVKRGQAFKRHILTKKTTKNKRHLRGSTAVHDADMNSVRAMLPFA, from the coding sequence ATGCCGAAGATGAAGACCAAGAAGAGTGCTGCAAAGCGCTTCGTGGTGCGTCCGGGCGGTACCGTCAAGCGCGGTCAGGCCTTCAAGCGCCACATTCTTACCAAGAAGACCACCAAGAACAAACGCCATTTGCGCGGTTCGACGGCAGTTCATGATGCAGATATGAACTCCGTGCGCGCAATGTTGCCGTTCGCTTAA
- the infC gene encoding translation initiation factor IF-3 → MATDKSAHRINGEITAPEVRLVGVENEPLGIVKLADAFRMSEQQDVDLVEIAPQAVPPVCRLMDYGKFKYSEAKKQHEAKLKQKIVQVKEVKFRPGTDDGDYNVKLRNLIRFLDDGDKTKITLRFRGREMAHQEIGMRVLERLRTDLDEFGQVEQMPKMEGRQMIMVIAPKKKK, encoded by the coding sequence ATCGCTACTGATAAGTCTGCGCACCGCATCAACGGTGAAATTACGGCACCCGAGGTGCGTCTGGTCGGCGTCGAGAACGAACCGCTCGGCATCGTGAAACTCGCTGATGCGTTCCGCATGTCGGAACAGCAAGATGTGGATCTGGTCGAAATCGCTCCGCAAGCGGTTCCGCCGGTTTGCCGCTTGATGGACTACGGCAAGTTCAAGTACTCGGAAGCGAAGAAACAACACGAGGCCAAGCTCAAGCAGAAGATCGTCCAGGTTAAGGAAGTCAAATTCCGGCCAGGTACGGATGACGGTGATTACAACGTCAAACTGCGCAACCTCATTCGCTTCCTCGACGACGGCGACAAGACGAAAATCACGTTGCGTTTCCGTGGCCGCGAAATGGCCCACCAGGAAATCGGTATGCGCGTGCTTGAGCGCTTGCGCACGGACCTCGACGAATTCGGTCAGGTCGAGCAAATGCCGAAGATGGAAGGTCGCCAGATGATCATGGTGATCGCTCCGAAGAAAAAGAAGTAA
- the thrS gene encoding threonine--tRNA ligase has product MVSIRLPDGSVRQYEHPVTVAEVAASIGPGLAKAALGGKIDGELVDTSALIDHDVALAIVTEKDADGLDIIRHSAAHLLAYAVKDLYPEAQVTIGPVIDNGFYYDFAYNRPFTPEDLEKIEKRMQELAKKDEPVSRRVVSREEAVEYFKSIGERYKAEIIESIPSSDDIKLYSHGGFTDLCRGPHVPSTGKLKVFKLMKVAGAYWRGDSKNEQLQRIYGTAWTKKEDQEAYLHMLEEAEKRDHRKLGKQLDLFHMQDESPGMVFWHPRGWTLWQQVEQYMRRRVNDAGYLEIKTPMIMDRSLWEASGHWQNYRENMFTTESEKRDYAIKPMNCPGHVQVFNHGLRSYRDLPLRYAEFGSCHRNESSGALHGLMRVRGFVQDDAHIFCTEDQFISESIAFNTLAMSVYKDFGFDNVEIKLSLRPDARAGTDETWDRAEQGLREALTACGVTWEELPGEGAFYGPKVEYHIKDALGRSWQCGTLQLDMVLPERLGAEYVAEDNSRRRPIMLHRAIVGSMERFLGILIEHHAGAMPSWLAPMQVVVMNIAESQTEYAQSLAQSLQKQGVRVEADLRNEKISYKIREHTLEKVPYLLVVGDKEREAQTVAVRARGGVDLGVMPLDTFLERLRQDVQSFK; this is encoded by the coding sequence ATGGTTTCGATACGTCTGCCTGACGGTTCTGTTCGACAGTACGAGCATCCAGTGACCGTCGCCGAAGTGGCGGCCTCGATTGGCCCCGGCCTCGCAAAGGCCGCGCTTGGCGGCAAGATCGACGGCGAGCTGGTCGATACGTCCGCTCTGATCGATCATGACGTGGCGCTCGCTATCGTCACTGAAAAAGACGCAGACGGCCTCGATATCATCCGTCACTCCGCGGCGCATTTGCTCGCGTACGCGGTGAAGGATCTGTATCCAGAAGCGCAGGTCACGATCGGCCCGGTGATCGATAACGGTTTCTACTACGACTTCGCATACAACCGTCCCTTCACGCCCGAAGATCTCGAAAAGATCGAAAAGCGCATGCAGGAACTCGCGAAGAAAGACGAGCCGGTTTCGCGCCGCGTGGTGTCGCGTGAAGAGGCGGTGGAATACTTCAAGAGCATCGGCGAGAGGTACAAGGCCGAGATCATCGAATCGATTCCGTCCAGCGACGACATCAAGCTGTACTCGCACGGCGGTTTCACCGATCTGTGCCGTGGACCGCACGTGCCGTCCACCGGCAAGCTGAAAGTCTTCAAGCTGATGAAGGTCGCGGGCGCCTACTGGCGCGGCGATTCAAAAAACGAGCAACTTCAGCGCATTTACGGTACGGCCTGGACGAAGAAGGAAGACCAGGAAGCGTATCTGCACATGCTCGAAGAGGCGGAGAAGCGCGACCACCGCAAGCTCGGCAAACAACTCGATCTGTTCCATATGCAGGACGAGTCGCCGGGCATGGTGTTCTGGCATCCGCGCGGCTGGACGTTGTGGCAGCAGGTGGAGCAGTACATGCGCCGTCGCGTGAACGATGCTGGCTACCTCGAAATCAAGACGCCGATGATCATGGACCGCTCGCTGTGGGAAGCGTCGGGTCACTGGCAGAATTATCGTGAAAACATGTTCACGACAGAGTCGGAAAAGCGCGATTACGCGATTAAACCGATGAACTGTCCGGGCCATGTGCAGGTGTTCAACCACGGTTTGCGCTCGTACCGCGATCTGCCGCTGCGTTACGCGGAGTTCGGTTCGTGCCACCGCAATGAGTCGTCGGGCGCGTTGCATGGCCTGATGCGCGTGCGCGGTTTCGTTCAGGACGACGCGCACATTTTCTGTACCGAAGACCAGTTCATCAGCGAATCGATCGCGTTCAACACGCTGGCGATGAGCGTGTACAAGGACTTCGGCTTCGACAATGTCGAGATCAAGCTGTCGCTGCGCCCCGACGCCCGTGCAGGTACGGATGAAACGTGGGATCGCGCAGAGCAGGGCTTGCGCGAGGCGCTCACCGCTTGCGGCGTGACGTGGGAAGAGCTTCCGGGTGAAGGTGCATTCTACGGTCCGAAGGTCGAATATCACATCAAGGACGCGCTGGGTCGGTCGTGGCAATGTGGCACGTTGCAGCTCGATATGGTGCTGCCGGAGCGTCTGGGCGCGGAATACGTTGCCGAAGACAACAGCCGCCGCCGACCAATCATGCTGCACCGGGCGATCGTCGGTTCGATGGAGCGTTTCCTCGGCATTCTGATCGAGCACCACGCTGGTGCAATGCCGTCCTGGCTCGCGCCAATGCAGGTTGTCGTGATGAATATCGCGGAAAGTCAGACCGAATATGCGCAGTCTTTAGCCCAATCGTTGCAAAAACAAGGGGTTAGAGTTGAGGCCGATTTGCGCAACGAGAAGATTAGCTATAAAATACGTGAGCACACGCTGGAAAAGGTGCCGTACCTGCTTGTGGTCGGCGACAAAGAGCGTGAAGCCCAAACGGTAGCCGTGCGTGCCCGTGGTGGTGTCGATCTGGGCGTGATGCCCCTCGATACCTTCCTTGAGCGTCTGCGCCAGGACGTGCAGTCGTTCAAGTGA